The DNA segment AAAAAGTGGAAATCCTTGGCGAACGCGAGGACTACGTCAAAATTTTACTGGACGACGACAAGATAGGCTGGGTAAAAAAAGATGATATTTTCTAGGGCAAAAGCCGCGTATTTCGCAGTCGAGTTTCTGATAAGCATACTTTTAGTCATACTTTTTATGTGGCTTTTTAAAAAACACATCCACGCCGTGAGGAAATTTTGGGGCAGGAGTCAGCGATTTTTCGGCTTTTATTCGCTCGAAGTCGTCGGCAGCTTCGACGAGCGCGCAAATATGATCATCATAAACCACCAAAGTATGCTAGACATCGTCGTTTTAGAGGAGGTCTATCCTAAAAATCTTTGCTGGATCGCCAAAAAGGAGATCGCTGACCTGCCCGTCATCGGACAGATCATCCACATACCGCAGATGATCTCGGTCGAGCGCGAGAACAAACGCTCGCTCATCAAGCTCGTAAAAGACGCGCAGGACCGCGTCGAAAAAGGGCGCGTGTTGGCGATTTTCCCCGAGGGGACGCGCTCGCACTCAAAGGAGCTTTTGCCTTTTAAAGGCGGCGCGAAAATCATCGCCGACAAGCTAAATCTAAAAATCCAGCCCGTCGTGATCATGGGCTCAGATATTATGGATGTTAAAAAATTCAGCTTTAAAAACGGCAAAATCAAAATCATCTGTCTAGATCTCATCGACACCGCCGAGCCCGAGTGGCTGGAAAACGCAAGGGCGAAAATGCAAGAAACGCTTGATAACGAGAGGCAAAAAGCGGCGATTTAGAGCGGCGTTTTATCATAAATTTGCCGCGCGGGTAAATTTGATGGACTTTCGGCTAAATTCGAGTCAAATTTACCGTGAGCAAATTAGCTCAAATTTTAGCTCTTAAAGCCTGCAAGTTAAATTTGACCGCCTCGTAAAAAGCCGTAAATTTAGGAGGATTTATGAAAAAGTGCGCCGTTATATTTATGATTTTAACTCAAATTTTATTTGCTTCAAATTTGCCAGAGCCGGGCTTTGAGATTTTTTTCGACGAAAATGCCACAAGCAAGCAAATAGACGCGGGGCTTGATCAAATTTTGGAGTTTTTATCTCAAAACCCGCACCGCATAAACGACGAATACGGCGAATTTGACGACCGTCTTTTTTCGCCGTTTATCTACAATGTAAAAATCATAAAAACAGGCGAATTCGACTTTGAACGCATAAAAAAGGCGCTCAAATTTAAGCCGGGTCTTAACTATAAATTTATGATTTTCACGCCTCTTGACGCGGTTATCGCGCTTGGCATAGATCCCGAGGGCAAATATAAATTTGATCAAAAAGAAGCGATACGCCTCATCGACCTGCTCGTAGCAAACGGCGCGGATATCGGCTCGCCCGAGCTTTTGCGCACGGCTTGCAATGCCGAAGCGTTTGAGATTTTTAGCCACCTTCTTAGCAAAGGCGCGCGCGGCAACAAAGAAACGATGCTTTGCGTGGCTGGTGGGATAGCTATTTTTATGGGTCAAAACGGCGCCCCGCCGATCGCAAACGCTCCGCTTGATCCAAAAATAAGGCAGTTTGCGAAAACCGCAAAATTTGCCGAGTTTTACCGAGATAAAATGCGCTACCTCGAGGAGCTGCTAAAATTTAAACCGCTTAGCGAATTTGAGACTAAAGAGCTGGAAATTTTTGCAAAACTAGCCGCCGTTTTAGATAGCGAGGATATGGTTAAATTTCTGCTAAAAAACGGAGTTTGCAAGCAAGAAAATTTACAAACCTCGTGCGAAAATCTCAAAAAATACGCGACGCACTATGACGCAAAAGAGAGCTTAAAGCTCATAGAAGTCAAATAACATAACGCAGTAAGCGAGCGGCATGAAGCTAAATTTAAGGGCAAATTTAAACAAGACGGCCCGAGTTAAATTTATCACTTCAAATTTTGGCTTGCGAGCTTAACACAAAATGGCTCGAATTTTACCGCGGCGTATGTAAATTTGAAGGATAGATGATGAAAATTTCTTTACGATTTTTGCCGCTCGCCCTGCTCTTTTTATTTGTGCCGCTTTTTGCGCTAGATCAAGACGAAGCGGTCAAGGTTTGCGAGCAGCTAAAATCCGTACCTGATTTTAGGATTTTCTACGACAAAAACGCCACAAGCGAGCAAATAGACTCCGGGCTTGATCAAATTTTAGATTTTTTGCGGCAAAACCCGCACCGCGTAAACGACGAGCTGGGCGAGTATTGTGATCGCCCTTTTACGCCTTTTATCTTTAATGTCAAGATGCACAATGCCGGCGAAACCAACTTTGAGCGGATAGAAAAAGCGCTCAAATTTAAGCCCGATCTAAACTACAAAACCGTCGTTGCTAGCCCTATTTGCAACTCCGCTTTGCTACTGATGCCGCTTCCCTCAGGACAAAAGTCCAATCTTAGCGAAGCTGACGTCATCCGCCTCGTAAAGCTACTGGTTAGGCACGGAGCAGACGCGAACGATAAATTTGTTTTAAGCTGCGTTTACGGCGCGGACGGCTTTGGGATTTTTAAAGAGCTGCTTAGCATGAACGCCGATATGAGCGAGATAACGCTACAGATCGCGGTCGATATGCGCTCCTTTGCTTATGAAAACGGCGCTACTTTAAAGTTTGGCGAGGCCATAAATTTAAAGGCGGCGCGGTTTGGAAAAAGCGCGAAATTTATGGAGTTTTACCGCGAGAAAATAAGATATTTCGAGGAGTTTTTAAAATTTAAAAGCTTAAAAGAGATTAACAAAGGTGGGCTTAGATTTTTTATAGAAACGAATTTGGCGCTTGATAACGCTAAAGCGATAGAGTTTTTGCTAAAAAACGGACTTTGCGAGCTACTGCAAGAGTGCGAGTTTTTAAGAAAAAAGGCAAAAATTTACGGCGCGGCGGAAGTTTTAAAGCTTAAATTTTAGTCGATTTTAAAAACCGGTCGTCAAAATTTAAAAAGTCCAAATCCTAAATTTGACGTCCGAATTTTAAAAAATCAAATTCCAAATTTGACAGAATTTACCATCCAAGCAAACGTCAAATTTTAGCCTCAACGGCAAATCAAATTTGAGAAACAAATTTTAGATTAGTTGATAGTAATCATATCAAGTTTAAAGATATTCTTAGCACTTTGTGCTATAATCTGCTAAAAATTTTAAAAACAAAGGACGAAAAAATGAGCGAAAAATTTGAATTTCAAACCGAGGTAAACGAGCTGTTAAATTTGATGATACACTCGCTTTATTCAAACAAAGAGATATTTTTGCGCGAGCTCATCTCAAACGCAAGCGATGCGCTGGATAAGCTAAACTACCTCTGCCTCACGGATGATGCTTACAAAAGTCTAAGCTACTCTCCGCGAATCGATATCAAAATAGACAAGGACAAAAAGACGCTAACCATCAGCGATAACGGCATCGGCATGGATAAAGAGGGGCTGATAAACAACCTCGGCACCATCGCTAGAAGCGGTACGAAGGGCTTTTTGGACAAGCTAAGCGGCCAAGCTAAAAAAGATAGCGCGCTCATCGGACAGTTTGGCGTCGGGTTTTATTCGGCGTTTATGGTCGCGGATAAAATCGAAGTCGTGAGCAAAAAAGCGCTTGGCGAAGAGGCCTTTATGTGGAGCTCGGATGCAAAAACCTACGAAATCTCGCCCGCGCAAAAAGATAGCCACGGCACCTCGATCACGCTTTATCTAAAAGATGACGAGTTTGCCGAGTCTTACCGCATCGAAAACATCGTCAAAAAATACTCCAACCACATCCCGTATGCGATATTTGCGGATAAAGAAGAGTACGTGCCGCCTAAAGAGGGCGAAAAAGAGGGCTCGTACGAGACCAAAAACGTGCAGATAAATAAGGCTTCCGCACTTTGGAAAATGAGTAAAAGCGCGCTAAAAGATGCCGACTACAACGACTTTTATAAGCAAATTTCGCACGACAGCGAAGATCCGCTACTCTACGTTCACACGAAAGCCGAGGGCAAGATCGAATACACTACCCTATTTTTCGTGCCGGCATCAGAGCCGTTTGATTTATTTCGCGTGGATTATCAAAGCGGCGTGAAACTCTACGTTAAAAGCGTATTTATCAGCGACGACGCCAAAGAGATGCTGCCGCCGTATCTTAGATTCGTCCGTGGCATAATCGACGTTGAGGACCTGCCGCTAAACGTCAGCCGCGAAATCCTGCAAGAAAACAGCATAATGCGTAGCGTCAAGGAGCAAAGCGTCAAGAAAATCCTGGGCGAACTAGCCAAGCTAAAAGAAAAAGACAGAGAAAAGTACATCAAATTTTATAAAATATTCGGCAAGGTGATCAAAGAGGGGCTTTATGGATTTAGCAGCGAAAAGGAGCAAATTTTAGACCTTTGCCTCTTTAAATCAAGCAAACGCGAGGGGCTGGTCAGCCTAAAAGAGTACAAAGACGCGATGAAAGAAGGTCAAAAATCGATCTACTACATCAGCGGAAACAACGAAACGATGCTAAGAAATTCGCCGCTTTTAGAGAGCTTTAAGGCTGAAGGCATAGAAGTACTCATCATGGACGAGGAGATAGACTCTATCGTCATGCCGATGGTGCAAGACTATGACAAAACGCCGATAAAAGCGGTAAATCACACCGATATCGACGCAGAGATCAAGCCGGAAAAATGCCAAGCCGACGAGGGTAAATTCGCTGCACTACTAACCAAGATGAAAGAGATACTAAAAGACGAGGTCAAGGATGTGAAGCTAAGCTCGCGCCTAAGCGAAAGCGCTGCCGTCATCGTCTACGATAAAAACGATCCGGATTACGCTACGCAGATGATGCTAAAGCAGATGGGGCATAATGCAGGTAAAATTTTACCGATACTGGAGATAAATCCAAAGCACGAGCTCTTTGAAAAACTCTCTCAAAACGAGGCGATGATCTATGATGCGGCGGAGCTGCTTTTGGATATGGCCAAGCTAAACGAAGGCGTCGCTATCGACGATCCGTCGGCGTTTAGCAAAAAGCTAACTAAAATCTTGCTAAAAGCGATCTAAATTTAAGCCTTTTTGGGCTTAAATTTTATTTCGGTTCGGCGGCAAATTTAACTCCGCCGCCGAGCTTGGTTTTACCCGCTTAAATTTTGCTTTTAATTTTTTGCATACGCGCGCGATCCTAATAAATTTTCAATTTTGCTTTTTAAATTTGTCTTTTAAATTTGTCTTTTAAATTTACGGATGTTTTGCTTGCGCCCGAATTTGCAAAAAATAAAGGCGAGTAAATTTAGATCGTAAAGCGGTGTTTTTGGGTCTATCCGGACCGCGAACCGTCTTTGCGTGATTACGGGATAGGCACGAAATTTAGCAAATTTAAAACTTTTAAATTTAAAAAAATTAATTTTATGCTTAAATTTACACTATAAAATAGCTCGCTTTGCCTTTAAATTTTAAGGCGGAAAAAAGCGGCAAATTAAACTCCTTTGGCGACGGCGTCAAATTTTTTAAAAACCTGCGTCTCGCCTACTCAAGCTCACTTAAAAAATACTGAATTTAAAAAATTAGTAAGCTAAATTTGCATAATATTTGGTTATAATCGCTAAAAAATTTAAGACGTAAAATGAACGAGAATAAGGAATATTTCGTAAAAGAAGATGACTTTATCGTCTCGAAAACCGATGTAAAGGGCAAGATAACCTATTGCAATCAGCCGTTTTTAGAAATCGTCGGCGCGACGCAAGAGCAGCTCTTGTTTAAGCCGCACGACATTATCAGGCACCCGGATATGCCGCGCATCGTGTTTAAGCTGCTGTGGGATCGCATCAAGGCAAAGCAGGAAGTTTTCGCATTCGTCAAAAACAGAAGCTTTGACGGCGGCTTTTACTGGGTATTTGCTAACGTCACGGCGTCGCTGGACGCTAAAGGCGAGATCATCGGCTATCACTCCGTCCGCCGCAAGCCAAACGCAGACGGAGTCAAATTTATCGAAGGAGTGTATAAACAGCTGCTTGATGCTGAAAAAAGCGGCGGCATGAAGGCTTCGGGCAAGCTGCTGGAGCAAATTTTAGCAGACGCCGGTATGAGCTACGACGAACTAGTGCACAAACTGCAGCGAGGACAGCTATGAGGCAGCATCCTATCTCCGGCGATATAAATAGGCTAAAAAACGAGCTTAGCGAGCTTGAGAAAATGGGTATAAAGCTGGAGGCGGCGATCATGAATGCAGCGCAGTTTAGCGCTCTGGCAAGCTCTATAAAGGGCGTCGAGCAAAAAGTCAGCGAGTATTTTTCCGCCGTTTGCGACGGCAAGGAGTATTATGCCAACATCAGCGCCTATTTGTCGCAGGTACTTCAAACGATATCGATAAAAAGCGAAAAGAAAGGCATCAGTCTGAGGGCAAACCTCAAGCTACAGGTCGCCGCGAAAAATATCAAAGATATAACCGAGCTCCTGCAAGCTCAAAGCGCCATAATGCAAAAATACAAAAGACGAAGCCTCTTTAATAAAGACGCGAGTCGTCTGCGCGCCGTAAAGACGCAGCTAGCCGAGCTCCTCAAAGCGCAAGCAAGGCTGGATAAGATACTAAAAACGCAAGCCAGCGTAATCTCAAATGTGATTTTGGGCGAGTTTAAGATAATGTATAAATTTTTTCTATACGCCGTTTTCATCGCCAAAAAAAGGGACGACCAGCTACTTTTGGCCGAAATAATCAGCGTCTGCGACAAGATCGCGGCGATGATAGAGCCTGTATTTGGCGGCCAAAGCCTAAAAACAGACGAACTTATCTATTATTACCTGGTTTATGAGCTAAGGGGATTTAAGGCGAATTTTATAGATTAATCCTCTTTTTTTTCGTGTCGATTTGGTTTTTGCCGCATCGACCGGAAAGACATTATAAATTTTACGCTTCAAGACAAATTTAGCAGCGCTTGTAGTCCTAAGTGACGAAACGAGCCGTAAAATCGGTGCGAGATTTAATTTCGGACGCACGCGCTGCGCGCAGCATCGGCAAAACCGGATGTCGTTAGTCAAAAGGCTTTTTTGGAAATGTATGCTGATTTTGTTGCGATTTTTAAAATTTAAAGACTAAAATTTAGTTCGATTTAGAAATTTGACACGTTTGAAACGGCGATAAATTTTATATGGATTACGCACTCTTTATAAATTTACAATTTTTTAAGATTTGCCGAATTTAACGTCGATTCGCAAAAGCGGCTAAATGCTAAAAAGTTCAAATTACCGTATTTTGCAGTCCGGACCAATCCGCTTTTATCCGCCTTAAAAATTTAAAGCTTCAAAGCATTCAAATTTTAAAAATATCATAAAATTTAACTTCCGACATCCAGAAAATTTAAATATTTTTTAAAATTTCATCCGCGATTTTTCTAGCGCCGTCATTATCTATCTGTTTAGCAAGTTTGCTTGAAATTTGCTTTAAATCCATCTCGTTTATCAAATTTAACATCTCATCCGCATCCACTTCGCCGTCTTTTTGGAAGCAAAATTCGGCCAAATTTTGATCCACGAGAAATTTCGCGTTAAAAACCTGATGATCGTTTGCGGCGTAAGGATAAGGCACGAAAACGCTAGGCAGCGCATTTGCCGTGAGCTCCCACAGTGTGCCCGCCCCTGCGCGGCTCACCGCCAGATCGGCGCGGTTCATCTTAAGCTCTATTTTAGGATCAAAGTCGAAAAGTTCGAGCTCATCGCCGCCGATACCCAGCTTTTTATACTCCTTACGCAAGCTCTCAAGCGCGTTTTTGCCGCATTGATGGATGATTTTTACGCCTTTTTGCGTTAGAGTCGGAACTAGTTTTAAAGCTAGCGAATTTATCGCCGCCGCACCCTGAGAACCGCCCAAAAATATCACTGTTTTTAGCTCGCTGCGAAGTCTCGCCGTCTTAAAAAATCTCTCCGCTACGGGATAGCTAAAAACAGGCTTAAAATACGAGCTAAAAAAGCCCTTTGCAAGCGGTTTTAAAAGCTTATTTAAGCTACCTATCACCGCGTTTTGCTCGTGGATAAAAAGCGGCGTGCGCGAGATGATCGCCGCAAAGGCCGCGGGCGCCGCGCTATATCCGCCCACGCTAACGACGGCCTTTACGCCGCGAGCCTTAAAAATTACGCGGCATTTGAGCGCTAAATTTAGGATATTAAAAAGTGAAAAAAGCTTGCCAAGCCCTTTTTTATCGACCACGCCGCTGCTCGGTAGGAAAAATTTCTCGCTAAATGCGTCGTCGTTTTCAAACCACATCTTGTCCTGTCCGCCGCTAGAGCCCACAAATATCGTCTTGCATCCGCGCGAGACCAGCTCCTCATTTAGCGCTTTTGCGACGGCCAGATGTCCGCCCGTGCCTCCGCCGCAGATGATTATTGAGCCGTTTTCGGAGTCATTGCGGGTACCGCTTTGCAGATCGATTTGAGCTTCGTTTCGAGCCTTGCCGTTAGTCAAATTTGACGACGAAATTTCAGCCGAATTTCGCTTGTCGCCTTGTAAATTTTTAGGTGTCAAATTTTACTCCTTGCAGTTTAAATTATAAGCGCTCGAAATTTAGCTTTAAATTTTACGTCCGTTTCGGGCAGAATCCAAGGCAAGCAAATTTCGCCGTAAAGGCCGCTTTTACGCCTTGCAAGCCCAAATTTCGCCTCGTTAAAACTAAGCTTGATCTTTTACTTTTTTACTCACCATCAGCACCATGCCGATACCTATGCAAAGCGCCAAAATAGAGCTGCCGCCGTAGCTCAGAAACGGTACCGCGATGCCTTTAATGGGCGTGATCGAGGTGATGCCGTAGGAGTTCATCAGAAACGAAAACGATATAAGAAGCCCGATGCCCAGAGTAAATAGATGATAGACCTTGTTTTCGCTCCTTGAGGAGACGCGAAAGATGCGAAAAAGCAAAAACAAAATGAGCATAGTGATGATAAATATCCCAAGCACCCCGATCTCCTCGGCTATGCCGGCAAGCACGAAGTCCGTATGCACTTCGCTCAAAAAGCCGAGCTTAAACACGCCGGCTCCCAATCCCTCGCCGAAAAATCCGCCGTGCTTTATCGCATTTAGCGAGTGCGAGATCTGGTAGGGCTCCGGCACGCCCTCGACGCGTATCGCTTCCGCTATGCTTTCGGGGATGAGCGAGGTGACCATATTTTGCACGGTGCCCCACCATGATTTTATGCGTAAGATTCGGTGCTCGGAGGTAAAAATGGCTACAAAAGCGATCAAAGACGCAGCCACCATACCGATGATAAAAAGCCGCTTGCTCGTGCCGGCAAAAAGCATCATCACGATAAGCGTAAGCGCTAAAATGACGACTTGGCCGAGGTCGTTTTGAAGGATGGCGATGAGATAAACGGCTATCAAAAACAAAAACATATAGGGCAAAATAAGCTTAAATTCTTCTTTCAGGCTCTTTTTGCTCCCGTCGATCTTGCGCGCGAAACTCCATGCTAAAAAATAAACGAAGCCGATCTTAAAAAACTCCACAGGCGCTAGAGAAAAGCCGGGCAAGCGTATCCAGCGCTTGGCTCCGCCCGCATCGGTAACCAGCGAGCTGGGCAGCGCATGCATAATCCCCATCGCGATAGCGCAAAAGCCAAACAGGCAAAATCCGATCCAGACCATTGATTTATCCGGGTCCAAGCGCGAGATGCCCCACATCAAAAATATCCCGACGACGCCCACAATGAGCTGCCTGATGAAAAAATGATAAGGCTCGTAGTTAAAGAAAAGCACGGTAAAAACGGGCAAGGAGAGCGAAAAAACCACGCCGATAGCTATCAGCGCAACGCAAGAGTAAAATATCCACTTATCCGCCTGCATTTTTCCTTCCCCGAGTTAAATTAAGGGCTGATTTTACTCAACTATGACTTACAAAGATGTTAATCTTTAAATTTAAGCCTAAAAATTCGAGCTTAAATTTAGCGCCTCGTCTTGCCTTCGTCGGCTTAAATTTAACGAAGCTCAAATTTAAGCCGCGCAAGCCCAAAAATAGACATAATTTTTTAAATTTAAATAATATTGTGGATAAATTGCATTTAATCAAATACAAATTTAAAATTTTCGTCGCCATACGTGAGGCTTTGCCTTGCGCTCGCACTCTCTTTGGGGGCTGCGCGCAGAGCGTAATTCAAATCCCTTCCCTCTTGATAAATTTTATACGCAAGGAATTAACCGCGCGACGCCAAATTTAACAAAGCCGAATTCGGCATTTTCGCGGTGCGGGTCGGGGTGCGTCAAATTTTAAAATTTAAATACCGCATTTTCAAATTTAAGCCAATTTATATCGGTGGCAAATTTAACTTCACGCTCACAAAGCAAAACAAACCCGCCTTCCTCGCCTGCTCGATTTTCTATAACTTTAAGCCCGTTTGGGTATAATCAAACCTTTTAACGCGAGGAAAATATGCCCCTTTCAAAACTAAATCAAGAACAATACGCCGCCGCGACCGCTCCAGCAGGGCACAATCTAGTCATAGCAAGTGCCGGCACCGGCAAAACCAGCACCATCGTCGCGCGCATCGCTCATCTGCTAAATTTAGGCGTAAAGCCGGAAAAAATCCTGCTGCTAACCTTCACCAACAAGGCTGCGGCCGAGATGATCGAGCGATTAAACCGACATTTTGATAAAAAAATCACCTCGCGCATCACGGCGGGCACCTTTCACTCGGTTTCTTATTCGCTGCTTAAATTTCTAGAAAAACCCGTCACGCTAAAGCAGCCAAGCGAGCTAAAAACACTGCTAAAATCGCTCGTCGAGAGGCGTAAATTTAACCACCTAAGCGACGTTAAGCCCTACGGCGGCGCCTATCTTTACGACGCGTATTCGCTATTTCAAAATTTAGCCCTAAAGCAGACGTTTGGCGAATGGCTAAAAGAGCGAAGCGACGAGCAAGGCGTCTACGCCGAGATTTACGAGGACGTTTTGCGCGAATTTGAGGAGGAAAAGAGCAAATTCGACTACGCGGATTTTAACGACTTGCTTATCAAAATGCGTAACGAACTGAAAAGAGGCGCGCCGCTAAAATTTGAGGAAATTTTAGTCGACGAGTATCAGGACACAAACTCGCTGCAAGGCTCGCTAATCAGCGCTTTTGAGACGAAAAGCCTTTTTTGCGTCGGGGATTTTGACCAGAGCATTTATGCCTTTAACGGCGCAAACATCGAGATCATCGGCTCGTTTAAGGATCGCTTCGCAGACGCCAAAATCTATGCGCTAAACATCAACTACCGCAGCAGCTCCGCCATCCTAGCCCTTGCCAACAAAGTCATCGCAAACAACCCGCGCCTTTACGAAAAAAAGCTAGTTGTCGGCCGCGAGGGTAAATTTACCTTGCCAAAGCTGCTGGTTTATAACGAGCTTTTCGACCAGTACGCAAACATCGCGCAGATCATCGCCGTCAGCAAATACAAAAAAGAAAACATCGCCATCATCTTTCGCAACAACTCAAGCGCCGACGGCCTAGAAGTCGCGCTGCGAGAGCTTGGTATCGGCTCCAAGCGAAAGGGCGGCGTGAGCTTTTTTGAAAGCCGCGAGGTGCGCGCCGCGATGGATTTGCTAGGCATCCTCATCAACCCAAAGGACATCATGGCGTTTATCCACG comes from the Campylobacter rectus genome and includes:
- a CDS encoding lysophospholipid acyltransferase family protein is translated as MIFSRAKAAYFAVEFLISILLVILFMWLFKKHIHAVRKFWGRSQRFFGFYSLEVVGSFDERANMIIINHQSMLDIVVLEEVYPKNLCWIAKKEIADLPVIGQIIHIPQMISVERENKRSLIKLVKDAQDRVEKGRVLAIFPEGTRSHSKELLPFKGGAKIIADKLNLKIQPVVIMGSDIMDVKKFSFKNGKIKIICLDLIDTAEPEWLENARAKMQETLDNERQKAAI
- the htpG gene encoding molecular chaperone HtpG, whose product is MSEKFEFQTEVNELLNLMIHSLYSNKEIFLRELISNASDALDKLNYLCLTDDAYKSLSYSPRIDIKIDKDKKTLTISDNGIGMDKEGLINNLGTIARSGTKGFLDKLSGQAKKDSALIGQFGVGFYSAFMVADKIEVVSKKALGEEAFMWSSDAKTYEISPAQKDSHGTSITLYLKDDEFAESYRIENIVKKYSNHIPYAIFADKEEYVPPKEGEKEGSYETKNVQINKASALWKMSKSALKDADYNDFYKQISHDSEDPLLYVHTKAEGKIEYTTLFFVPASEPFDLFRVDYQSGVKLYVKSVFISDDAKEMLPPYLRFVRGIIDVEDLPLNVSREILQENSIMRSVKEQSVKKILGELAKLKEKDREKYIKFYKIFGKVIKEGLYGFSSEKEQILDLCLFKSSKREGLVSLKEYKDAMKEGQKSIYYISGNNETMLRNSPLLESFKAEGIEVLIMDEEIDSIVMPMVQDYDKTPIKAVNHTDIDAEIKPEKCQADEGKFAALLTKMKEILKDEVKDVKLSSRLSESAAVIVYDKNDPDYATQMMLKQMGHNAGKILPILEINPKHELFEKLSQNEAMIYDAAELLLDMAKLNEGVAIDDPSAFSKKLTKILLKAI
- a CDS encoding PAS domain-containing protein, which gives rise to MNENKEYFVKEDDFIVSKTDVKGKITYCNQPFLEIVGATQEQLLFKPHDIIRHPDMPRIVFKLLWDRIKAKQEVFAFVKNRSFDGGFYWVFANVTASLDAKGEIIGYHSVRRKPNADGVKFIEGVYKQLLDAEKSGGMKASGKLLEQILADAGMSYDELVHKLQRGQL
- a CDS encoding UDP-N-acetylglucosamine--N-acetylmuramyl-(pentapeptide) pyrophosphoryl-undecaprenol N-acetylglucosamine transferase, with protein sequence MIICGGGTGGHLAVAKALNEELVSRGCKTIFVGSSGGQDKMWFENDDAFSEKFFLPSSGVVDKKGLGKLFSLFNILNLALKCRVIFKARGVKAVVSVGGYSAAPAAFAAIISRTPLFIHEQNAVIGSLNKLLKPLAKGFFSSYFKPVFSYPVAERFFKTARLRSELKTVIFLGGSQGAAAINSLALKLVPTLTQKGVKIIHQCGKNALESLRKEYKKLGIGGDELELFDFDPKIELKMNRADLAVSRAGAGTLWELTANALPSVFVPYPYAANDHQVFNAKFLVDQNLAEFCFQKDGEVDADEMLNLINEMDLKQISSKLAKQIDNDGARKIADEILKNI
- a CDS encoding peptidoglycan glycosyltransferase FtsW translates to MQADKWIFYSCVALIAIGVVFSLSLPVFTVLFFNYEPYHFFIRQLIVGVVGIFLMWGISRLDPDKSMVWIGFCLFGFCAIAMGIMHALPSSLVTDAGGAKRWIRLPGFSLAPVEFFKIGFVYFLAWSFARKIDGSKKSLKEEFKLILPYMFLFLIAVYLIAILQNDLGQVVILALTLIVMMLFAGTSKRLFIIGMVAASLIAFVAIFTSEHRILRIKSWWGTVQNMVTSLIPESIAEAIRVEGVPEPYQISHSLNAIKHGGFFGEGLGAGVFKLGFLSEVHTDFVLAGIAEEIGVLGIFIITMLILFLLFRIFRVSSRSENKVYHLFTLGIGLLISFSFLMNSYGITSITPIKGIAVPFLSYGGSSILALCIGIGMVLMVSKKVKDQA
- a CDS encoding ATP-dependent helicase, with product MPLSKLNQEQYAAATAPAGHNLVIASAGTGKTSTIVARIAHLLNLGVKPEKILLLTFTNKAAAEMIERLNRHFDKKITSRITAGTFHSVSYSLLKFLEKPVTLKQPSELKTLLKSLVERRKFNHLSDVKPYGGAYLYDAYSLFQNLALKQTFGEWLKERSDEQGVYAEIYEDVLREFEEEKSKFDYADFNDLLIKMRNELKRGAPLKFEEILVDEYQDTNSLQGSLISAFETKSLFCVGDFDQSIYAFNGANIEIIGSFKDRFADAKIYALNINYRSSSAILALANKVIANNPRLYEKKLVVGREGKFTLPKLLVYNELFDQYANIAQIIAVSKYKKENIAIIFRNNSSADGLEVALRELGIGSKRKGGVSFFESREVRAAMDLLGILINPKDIMAFIHVCEYAKGVGAALSKEIFEVLSKVGHGDVVRGFLQPDDGVEAFAKKTKNYQLGLFDELDEVGEKSRFAKFNFSEKFFAHPVLKMQKLSESGGQFLYEIYNFLNAAKRHSRPTSLIEDLKNSKIYALIADSLATKRATQKNGNVDETLKKEALERIAGKLEVLGELAKNYSEAEKFYNFITLGSSEMSSGEGVNLLSVHASKGLEFDLVFVVDLAQNRFPNLKLMSMGGSLEEERRLFYVAVTRARDELILSYAKYDKIKKINYQPSQFLIEAGMASAGI